The Stegostoma tigrinum isolate sSteTig4 chromosome 9, sSteTig4.hap1, whole genome shotgun sequence genome segment TTTCAGGAGTAAGAAAAATACTCTGAGCTTTTACTGtggatatttagaaaataattgtaTGATTGGGCaaaatcaacatggatttatgatggggaaatcatgtttgatgagCCTGATGGTGCTTTTCCAGAATGTTACcaacaggcagaaaacagagcAGGAATAAATGGTTCATTCTCAGGCTGTGACAGCGAGGTACTGTAGGAATCAGTGCTTGGCCCCCAACTGTTCCTAatccatataaatgatttggatgtggggacagactgcaatatttctaagtttgtagatgatacaaatcaTTGGTGGGATtatgagttgtgaggaggatgcacaGGGACCCAGATGGATTTAGACATGCTGAGTCAGTGGACAAGAGCTTGACAGATGGACTATGATGTGGATAAGTGGGATAATATCCACTTAAGCAGGAGGAACAAAGGTTCAGAGTATTTCTAACAAGTTGAGACACTGGTAACTCTGAAGGGGCCTTGGTGTTCATGTTCCAAAATAAGTGAAAGCTAGCTATTTGGCATGTTAATTTTTAATCACAAGAGGATCTGAGCACAGAGGTGGAAAAATTCCAATTGTATAGAACCTGGGTTAAACCACATtaggagtactgcatgcagttctaatCCCCTTGCCTAAACAAGGTTTACTTGCCATAGAGGTATTCCTGGGACGATGGGACTGCCCTATGAGCAGAAATTAAGGATATTGGGTCTGTATGCTCTTACCTTcaaaagaataagaggtgaccttataaaactTGCAGAATTCATAAAAGGATAGACAGATTGGATGCACAAAGGACGTTGCTTCTggcttgggggtggggaggggaatgccTACAGCTTGGGGCCATGGTGTCAGAATAACAGGCAAGtctttcaggactgagatgaggagaaatatcttcacttacagggtgatgaatctttggaattctctaccccagggGGTTGTGGAAGCTCGGTGATTAAATAGGTTAAAGTCAGGGATTTAtagatttctggttttattgATATCAAAGAATATGAAGTTAGcatgggaatatggcattgaggtagattATTATCCATTATTTAAAATGACAGATTAAGcttgagaagctgaatggccaTAATCCGTTTCCTATGCTTCTACAACTTGAAAAATAATAATGATTGTGAACCCAGGGATGTGGATGTTTTCATTTCTTCCACTCATAATCCCTTCAGGACTTGCTTTGTCAGTCAAATCATTGAATATGCCAAACTAAAGTACACTGTATGCTTGCAGTGGGCACAATAATTATTACAGGATGGAACAATCCAACTTTTAATACTAGTAAAAACTCATTTTGTAAGAAAGATTGCAACAAGTATTATGGCAGAACTCTACAAATGTGGGTAGTATGAAGGAAGAAACTACTAGAAATGCTGAAATTGAGAAAATACccagaaggatttttttttattcattcataggaatttgggcatcactggctgggctaacatttattactCGTTGCCCTTGGAACAATggtcatgaactgccttcttgaaccacttcagtccatgtgctgtaggtagacccacaatgttgtcagggagggagttccaagattttcacCTCATGACAGaatagtgatacatttccaaatcaggatggtgaaatAAAGAGATTCAAAAACTACAATGGCTCATTAACgttaacaaaaagaaacacaatgaCCTGCAAACAGAACACTGCTggtgtcagaaatctgaaataggaATGGAAAATGCTAGCAACACTCAGCGTATGTGGAGAGAGGTACAGAGCTAATGATTTAAATTGATAATTTTTTATCAGAACTTAAGAGGTGGAATAGGTTTTGAGTGGGTGCTGGGTAGGACAAGAACAAAAGGATCTGTGATAGGAAGACAGGACAAATTGAAGAATTAGACCTGAGGGTCAAATAGAACGAAGATGGGacaaggaagaaaagaaaagatGTGCCGAGAGCAGGCCTTAATGGGAagcatattattaagctggagagggttcagaagagatttaccaagatgttgctgtgAATGGAGGGCTTgcgttataaggaaaggctagatagactgggaccttttttcactggattgTAAAGGTTGAGAGATTTATACAATCAAGAGGGCTAGACATAGGGGAAtgccaggtgtcttttccccagcatgggggatttcaagactaggggtgatatgtttaaggtgagaggagaaagatttgaattgGATATGggggcattttgttttttttttaaacacaaggTATGGTTGGTGTTTGGTATGAACTTCAAGAGGAATTAGTAAATGCgtgtagttacaacatttgaaagacatttagatgagcacatgagtaagaaatgtttggagggatatgggccaagtgcagggaggtgggactagtttagtttggaattatggatggcatggactggctggaccaaaCAGTCTATTTCAATGCTGTATAACTTTAAGTGATGTGCCAACATCAGGTGccagattgaaagaaaaatacaagAACAGTGTCTGTTGACCACCAGTCTCCTCCATCTGGCAGAACCTGTGATCTGACAGAACAATTTCTTCCTTAATTCATCTTACTACCTCCATACAGGTGTTGCTATGCATATCCATTTGGATCCTAGCCATGCCTGTCTTTTTTTCagatatgtggaacattccttgtttcagtcctaCTTAGgccttttccttcaattctttttCCGGTATATGGATGACTGAATTAGTCCTCTAACCCTGAAGTGGAAATCTCCAATTTATACCCTTCTCTCAGTTTCACTTGGACCAGTTTTCCCTGCCTTTCCTCAACCACTGTTTCTAATTCCtttctcttaattttttttccagccagcagcacctgctctcagcacatcttttgtttccttACTTGTCCCACCTCTATTCTCTTTGGCCGTTGGATTTAGCTCTTCTGCCATTCAGTTCCTCCTGATTTCCACTTTATCATAGGCCTTTCTTTTGTCCTTATCTCACCAGTCCTGACTCAAAACTGACTTTGTCTTAAACGTCACTCAATctaatgctgcaagacctgctcagTAATaccagtattttctatttttattttcaacTAATAGTCTGCCTTTTCTCTACAGGTATTGATCAACTCTGTTTATATTCTGCTTATTCTGTGAAAGTCACATCATAAAAGGTGGTTACAGTAAACATCCTAAATCGTGAACACAAGAGTTCATAAAAATCATTGAATAATATAACAGGAGACCTGGTTTCAAATTGTACCTGTTCTACAGGTGTGTTATAATATCTCTGTACAGGGTGACCAGAAAATATCCTGAAGGCGGCTATTCAGatcatcaagtctgtgccagctctttcaAAGATCCATCAAGTTGATCTCTCTAGTCAGCTCTTCTCCCATTTTCCTGAAACATTTTCCTTCTCATCCTTTATCTAATTCTCTTTTGGAGGTTTCCTTTCAAAACTGTTTCTATCAGTCTATAAAACAACACATGCCACATGATGACTGCTTGTtgcaaaaaataattttcttaTGCCTCATCATGCTTTTACTAATCAACTGAGAATTGTATCCACTGGTTATCAACTGGAAATAGATCCTCTTTATTTACTCTCTTAAATGATTTTAAACAGCTTCATCAAATCTCCTTTTAGGCTTTTCTATACTTAGGAGAACAATTCCAACTTCTCCACTCTCCCTGCATAACAGCAATCTCTCATCCATTGAAATATTTTAGTGAATGCTATCTGTATTCTCTCCAAAACCTTCATGTTCTTTCCAAACTGGCCTGTCCACAACTGAATCCACATCTCCAGAGCAGTAGCAGTAGTACTAGTCCAAAGACATTATCACTACATCACTGTTTACCTGGTTTACCCTATGGTGCCCACTCCACCAGCCTTTTCAGATCCTCTTAACATCTATCATAGTCGTCCTCATCTCATGTAGTCATTGGCACTACCACATTTGTCTATCCTGTGCTTTGCTAATAATTATTTATATCAAAAGTGCACGCTGCTCCCTGCTGGATGGAATGAGCATTCTTCTTAAACTGTTCCCATTCTGATAACGTTTGCACTTACAGCAGGGAGAATACTGGTGAAAAAGAGAAGAGAAACAAAAGTGTCAGTGAAACACTGAGTAAAAAGGAACCGGGGGGCAGCTGGACAATAAAAATGCCTAAACTTTCATGTAAATGATTGCCAATTGCACAAACCTTCCATGAAAGTCCATGTGCTCGATCCCACTGCAGCTCCCGCTTGCAGACAGCCAATATGGTCAGGCAATGATTGTACCAAAGGCTGTCACTGGTTTCGATCAGATCATTCCACGCTTTGCAAGTCATTGCAGCATTAGACAAGCTTCGAACGTCCAGTTCACTGAAAATTTTCAGAGTTAACTCTTGAGGCAAAAACTGGGCAAAATCAAAACGATTTTGTAGCTTTTTCTGCACAGCGGAGAAAACAGTTTTGTCTTCACCATTAGCAATTTGCTTATTTCTTTTGCAAGACCTTTGCATAGTTTTTTGTTCCAGAATCTCAAAAGATCTTTCAaaacaaaccaaatcaaattTTAACTAGTCTTATTGGTTGATTTTCTGTCTTACTGACATAAGACTTTGTCACCAAACTTCTTGACAATCTATTTGTTACTCATCTTTTCTTTTTTGTGAATTTCTTCCATCACCATCATTGTTGCTTTTCTTTTGTCTCCTTTCTTTTGGTTGTCTATTGGCTCCTCAGTGTCTTTTCATCAAGCCACGTACTACTCTGCAGGCCTCTGAAAAATATTGTTTACAGATTTATTCCTATTTTAGATTTTTTAATGTTCAAGATGCACAGCAGAGTATTAGCagaaaggaaaatccaaagaactgcagTCATTGgaaatcaggagcaaaatcaaaaatttctggaaaaactcaccaggtctggcagcatctgtgaagaaataaaggttagttaacatttctggtccagtgaaggttctgaagaagggtcactgggcctgaaaagtttattttgctgttttttccccagacgctgccagacctgctgactttttagAGCAATTACTGATTTCATTACTAGCAGAAAGGGTTTGGCATATGAGTTTTATCTGCTCACCTGTTATCTGTAAATCTGG includes the following:
- the LOC125454915 gene encoding F-box only protein 48, whose product is MQRSCKRNKQIANGEDKTVFSAVQKKLQNRFDFAQFLPQELTLKIFSELDVRSLSNAAMTCKAWNDLIETSDSLWYNHCLTILAVCKRELQWDRAHGLSWKVTLMRNYKKSNIKRAWLDGQYSYIHSAAELLHNSMCEMDADAWGEILEAELER